The window CATGGGATAGTTATTGAAAAATCGGGTAATTCACTTGAGATCATAGTAGTTAAATCCATGGTAATGAAAAATGTTGTAATTATTGCTGTTAATATAGCAATAGTAACTATTAAAAATGCTTCGGTAATAAAGAATGAAAATATAGTTTTTCTATTTACTCCCAAAGCTTTTAGAGATCCAATTATTCTTTTTCTTTCATATACATTCTTTAGGCTAAGAATTGTAAGTCCAGAAAAACCACTTATAAAACCAAAATAAAATAGTTGTACTGCAACATTTATAAAGTATTTTATACTCAAAAATACTTTATTAAGCTCTTCGGTAACATATAATGGAGCATCGAATTTTTCATATACTGTATTTTTAGCTTGACTTACGTATTCATCTTTTACAACTCCGGCATATCCTTGTAGAGCTCCAGAAACCTTTTTGTCGTAAACAAATATTCCATCGAATGGGACTATAACATTTTTGGGATCAAAAGTATCGACTACTTTAAAGCTTTCGTAAAATCTGGCACTTATACCTGGTAGTATTCCTTTTATCAAAAAAGTATAGGTTGAATCCTTAGAAAAGATTTCTTTATTTGCTATTCCTTCCTTTAAAGATAAGTCATTAATTTTTACATTTTCAATTTTTAAAGATTTTTCAATGCCACTTTTTGCAAGTATAATCGTAAGATTTCTATTATCAAGTTTTGCGTTTACAAGTTGTATTTTTACAAGGTTTTCAAACATTGATTTAAAATTTTCATCTGTTTCGTAGTAATCTGTTTTGAAAAAGCTTTTTAATGGGTTTTCTATAATTAAAAAGTTATAGCCTACAATTCCACTATCAAGTTTTTTGTCCACATAATTAAAAACGCTGCTTGGAATAACAGCTGTTAAAAGTATTACAAGAGTTATTATTGCATAGACAAAAAATACTATGTAATTTCTCATTTTTTGTTTTTCAATGTATGAAATTGCAAGTATGTTTGAAAGGCTATAAAATTTTCTAATAACGTTTTTTATTAAGGGAAGAATGGAAAATATTATTACTACACTTGCCGCTAAAAATATTCCTGATCTTGCAAGATAATCCCATCTTTCTCCAGTCCCTATTTTGTTGTAAATGGTGAGAATGGAAAGGACACCAGCAAGAAGTTGTACATAACTTTTTTTAAAGAAAATAGATATCAAGATTATTAGCACAGACAGTGAATAAAGTGGATTAATAAAAAAGAAAGCTACAACGATTAAAAATGCTAATATAAATATCCATCTTTTTTTAGGTAGTATTTGTTCTTCAGAGAGAAGAACGACTGGTGGAATTTTAGAAAATGAAATACTTCTAGTAATTAACAATGTTACTGGTAAAATAATTGAAATTAAAATTCCAAGAAAAATAGATTTATATGTTATCACGTATGGAATTTTTTCAGCAATAGTTGTGTCTGATGATGCAATATTTGGAAGGTTATTTACAAAGGAAAGCAAATACCTACCAAAAATAATTCCAAGTAGTGCTCCAACAATTGAAGAAGAGATTATATACATCAATCCTTCCAAAAAAAGGATAATTCCACTTTTTTTCTTTGAAAGTCCCAATGCTCGTAAGGTTCCAAGAGTTTTTCTTCTATCTTCAGCAAGTACACCGAAAAAGTTTGATATGAATAAAAAACTGCTTAGTATAGAAAATCCGCTGAATCCAAGAAATAGGTAACCTATAACTTTATTTAATGGTGAATATTTCAAGTTATATTTGGTTGGAGTGGTTCTTAGGTCAAGGTCTTTAGAGAGCTTTTCAGAAAATTCTAAATGATTTTTTAAATCAAGATTTAATGATATAAAGACTGTGTTTGGAGCGTTATATGTGTACATTCTTAGACTCAACATCAAGTCTTTTGGAATAAAAATACTACCATTTGTCATACCAGTTTCTCCACGGAAGTTAAATTCTTCAAGTCCGATGTGATCAATTTTTAATTCTTTACTTCCGCTTGGAGTTATGATTGTTATTGTGTCACCTTGCTTTATGTTTAGAGTTTTTGCAAGATCGCTAGATAAAATGATTCCATCTATATCTTTTTTTGAAAATTCTTTTATTTTTTCATCATAACCTATGGCAAAGATATCATAAAAATTGCCATTATGTTTTATTCTTGAAGAGACTAGATAGGTAAAGACAAAATCTCTTACAACACCTTCATTTTTATATTTATTAAGATATTTTTCTACTTGTTCTACATTTAGTGTTTTTGGAAAAAAGAATGTATCACTTTTATCTTTTGCAACAATGTCTATATTTCCAAAATTATTTCTTAATTTAGAATTAAACCAGCTATCAACAGAATCGTTCAATGAAAGAGCTCCAACAACCAACATTGTTGCGATCATACTTCCAAGTATTACAAGCAAAGAGAGTTTAAAATTTGAAAAGAAGTTTCTAAAGGCTATTTTTATCATAACGTATCACCCTAATAAATTACCGCACAATATGTGCGGTAAAATTTCATGATTCATCAAGCATTTTGAATAAAAGCTTTAAATATCTACTTCTTGAAGGATGTCTTAGTTTTCTTAAAGCTTTAACTTCTATTTGTCTAATTCTTTCTCTTGTAACATTAAAATATTGTCCTACTTCTTCAAGGGTTTTTGCTTTTCCATCTATAAGGCCATACCTCATTTTAAGGACCAACTTTTCCCTATCATTTAATGTTTCAAGAACTTTATCTACTTCTTCACGTATTAGCATTCTCATTGCTTCTTTCTTTGGTGAAGCTATTGTTTCATCTGCGATGAAGTCTCCTACAGTTGAATCATCATCTTCACCAACTGGTGCTTCAAGAGAAGTTGTTTCCTTTGCTGCTTGTAGAATTTCCTCAACCTTTTCTACAGGTTTTCCAATTAATTTTGCAAGTTCTTCAATTGGTATTTCCGTTCCATGCTCTTGATAATACTCTCTCATTATCTTTTGGACTTTATTTATTGTTTCTACCATATGTACCGGAACCCTTATAGTTCTTGCCTGATCCGCTATTGCACGAGTAATTGCCTGACGGATCCACCATGTTGCATAAGTTGAGAATTTATAACCTTTTTTCCAATCAAATTTTTCAACGGCCTTTAAAAGGCCAACATTACCTTCTTGTATAAGATCCAAAAATGAAAGACCTTTTCCAACATATCTTTTAGCTATACTTACAACGAGCCTTAGATTAGATTCTACCAATTTTTGCTTTGCCCTTTCATCTCCAAGTTGTGCGCGTCTTGCAAGTTCTCTCTCCATTGACTGACTTAACAGTGGGATTTTTCCAATGTCTTTTAAATACATCTTTATTAAGTCTTTAGTTGCCATATTGTCATAAAACTTTGGAGATTCCTCTAAAAAATCTTCCAAAGTGACATCTTCAATTCCATCGTTTGTAGTTTCTTCAGTAATTGCAACATTATTTTTTTCAAGCTCCTCGTAGACTTTTTCTAATACATTTCCATCAAACTCATCTGCCTTTTCTGGCGGGAACATCTTGTCAATATCTTCATATGTAACAAAGCCTTTTTCTTTTCCAATAGCTATGAGCTTTTCAATTTTCGAATCTAAAGAATCTACAGTTTTTTTCTTTGCCATCAGGAGTTCACCTCCCAAGTTTTTTGAGCTTTCTAACAAGTTCCATTCTTGTTTGTAAAAGTACCCTTTTTTCTTCCTCTGTTGCGGAATTTAAATATTTATCTATTTCTTCTATCCTTTTTTCTAAAGTTTTTTCTTCAATTTTTTTCTTTACTGTGTTTATATAATCTTCATTTATTTCAAATTTTTCCATTTTATTCAATATATTTTCAATATATTTTTGCAAATCTTTGGACAACTTTTCAAATGAAAAGTTCTTAAGATTTTTTAAAGATTTAATGAATTCTTGGGTAAGTTCATTAAATATTTTCGGATTTATTTCTATATCAACTTGCGGATTATTTAAAAGTAGATATATAACCATTTCATCTAAGGTTGGAAGATTAGTTTTTTGTTTTGGCTTAGGCACAGAAACGGTTATGCTCGTTTTTGATATCTTTTCAGCAGTTTTTCTAAATGTTTGAAGTTTTTCTGGAAAATTTTCGAATGTTTTTTCCCAGTTTTTTATTTCTCTTGTATAGAGAGGTATTGCATTTGAGTTGTTTAAATCATAGTTTTTGCTTAAAACATAAGGGATAAATTCTTCAGCCGGTATTGCTTCTTTTAAGAAAGAATATAATCCAGAACTACCTTGAGTTTTGTAAATTTCGTCAGGATCTTTTTCTTTTGTTTTTCCAGCAACCATTACATTAAATTGCATTGAAATTAGTATTTTTATGCTTTGAAGAGCTGCTTTTACTCCAGCACTATCAGTATCAAAAGCTAAGATAACATTTTGGGTAAGTTTTTTAATAGAAAAAGCGTGAAATTTTGTAAAGGCTGTTCCAAGTGTTGCAACAGCATTTTTAAAATCAGCTCTATGAAATGCAATAGCATCAAAGTAACCTTCACAAATAATTGCAAAATCTGCAGTTTTAATCTTGTCTTTTGCAATATCTAGTAAAAAGAGGGTTTTCGATTTTTTAAAAAAATCTGTTTCATATGAGTTAAGGTATTTTGGTTGCCCTTCACCTAAGAGTCTTCCCCCAAATGCTATAACATTCGAATATTCATTTTTAATTGGTATTATTAATCTACCTTCAAATTGGTCATGATTTGAAAAACCAAATTTTTTTAAGGATTTAATATCCAATTTTTGAGCAATTTTTTGAGGTATTTTAGAATTTATGGGTGAAAAGCCAAACTCATATTCCTTTATTTCTTCTTCATTAAAACCTCTTGAAAATAAATAATCAAGGGCAATTTTTTCATCAAATAACTTTTCAATATATTCTTTATGAAGTTCTTTATAAAAATTAAAGTATAACTGTTGAAAGCTATTTGATGAGCTGTATTCAATTTTTACTCCTGCTTCTTCAGCCAGTTTTTTTAAAGCTTCCATGAATGGTATGCCTTCAATTTCCTGAACAAATTTAATCACATCCCCAGACGCTCCACAGCCAAAGCAGTGGTATGTCTTGAAGGATGGATTTACATAGAAGGAAGGTGTTGTTTCTGTATGGAAAGGACACAAGCCACGATAACTATTTCCCACTTTTTGTAGACTTACATAACGGGAAATAAGTTCAACTATATCAATTTTTGATTTGATTTCTTCAATAGTGTCTTTAAGAATAAGCAATCACCTCTTTTAAACGAGGAAAACGTGGCAGTATTTTTACTGCCACGGTGAAGTTATATAAGCAATAAGGAATATTAACGTTTGGAGAATTGAGGTGCACGTCTTGCTTTTCTGAGACCGTATTTTTTCCTTTCGACCATTCTTGGGTCTCTTGTGAGAAGACCTTTTTCCTTCAATGTAGGTCTTAGATCAGGATTGTATTGAAGTAATGCACGTGCAATACCAAGTCTTATAGCACCTGCTTGTCCGGATTTTCCTCCGCCTTGAACTCTTATGAAGAGATCAAATGAACCTTCAAGACCGGTTACTTTTAATGGTTCAAGAGCGTGAAGAGTCCAAACAGAATTTTCGAGGTAACCATTTAAATCTTCATATTCTTTATCATTAACTGTAACTTTTCCATTACCTTCTTTTAGATATACCCTTGCAACTGATGTTTTTCTTCTTCCAGTACCCATGTAGTATTCAGCCATTTTCTACATCCCTCCTTGATTAAAAATTCAATTCAATTGGTTTTTGTGCACTATGTGGATGTTCTGAACCCGCATATATTTTAAGTCTTTTTAATGCTTTTCTTCCAAGAATTGTTTTTGGAAGCATTCTTTTAACAGCAAGTTGAATGAGTTTTTCTGGATTTCTTTGTTGAAGTTGCCTTGCTGTAAATTCTTTAATTCCTCCAGGATAACCAGAGTGTCTGTAGTAGATTTTTTGATCCCATTTTTTACCTGTTAGTTTAATTTTGTCAGCATTGATTACAACGACAAAATTTCCGCAATCGACATGAGGTGTCCAGTTTGGTTTATTTTTTCCCATAAGAACAAGAGCAATTCTTGTTGCAAGTCTACCAAGTGTTTGACCTTCTGCATTTATTAAGTACCAATCTTTTTTTACTTCTTCTTTCTTTAACAAAGTTGTTTTTTGTATAGGCAACGTTCTTGCCATTGTTATTCCTCCCTCCTTATATTTTCGCTTCATCTGGTTCTAAAATATTTTTAACGCGTCTATGAATTATTCCATTTATTACTGAGTCTATTGAAAACTTGATTGCATTAAAACCAATAATCCATGGCAGAAGTTTAAATACTTCTTCCAAAGGAATTTTCCAATAATATGGGACTACTATCATATTCAAAAGTGCCATTCCACCAGTTGCAGCGACAGTACCGATTATGTAACCTAATATTTCTCTGAATCTGTTCTTTTTTCCATATATTATTGCTGCAGGAACGATAAATAAAGCTCCAGCTGCAAAATTCATAGCAATACCGACTATATCTTGTGATTTAAATATGAAAAACAAAATATCTTTTATTGCTAGCACTATTACTCCAACAGTTGGAGAATATATAAAAGCAGTTAATAATACTAAAATATCGCTAGGATCATATTTTAAAAAATTAACTGCTGGGAATATTGGTATTTCGATATACATTACTACAAATGCAAGTGCAGCAAACACCCCTATAATTGCCACTCTTTTGGCGTTAAGCATAAATGCCCCCCTTATTTTTCTTCATATACGCTTACATATTTTCTGTTGTTTCTAACTTCAAATTTGACTACGCCATCTTTTAGTGCGAATAAGGTAAAATCCCTTCCCATTCCTACATTTTTACCTGGCCAGAATTTGGTTCCTCTTTGTCTGACAATAATAGTACCAGCTAAGACTTTTTGGCCATCGCCTCTTTTAACTCCTAGATATTTAGGATTGCTGTCGCGTCCATTTTTGGCAGTACTGCTTTTTGCAAAAAGCTGTATGTTAATTTTCATCATTGCTCACCTCCAGTTTAAGGTATTTTGGGTATTGTTCCTCTAAATCTTTTAAGGTATCAATTAATTCATTTACGAATATCTGAGAGATGTTATCGTGCGAAATGTTTTTTACATCTAAATATCCATCTTTTATTTTGACAGAGGCTCCATTTTTTAATAGATATCTTGCTGTATGCTGAGCTACAACGCTTACTGCTGCACAAACAATATCTTTACCTTTTTGAGCATACATTGAATGTCCTGTTATCAAAAACTTTTCAAAAAACCCGTTTTCTTTAAAAAATTTACACGTGATCATTTTACTTGAATTTCTTCTACTTTAATTGCGGTGTACCATTGTCTGTGACCTTTTATTCTTCTGTAGTTCTTTCTTGGTCTAAATTTTCCAACTATAACTTTTCTTGCTCTGCCA of the Thermosipho africanus Ob7 genome contains:
- the dnaG gene encoding DNA primase, which encodes MLILKDTIEEIKSKIDIVELISRYVSLQKVGNSYRGLCPFHTETTPSFYVNPSFKTYHCFGCGASGDVIKFVQEIEGIPFMEALKKLAEEAGVKIEYSSSNSFQQLYFNFYKELHKEYIEKLFDEKIALDYLFSRGFNEEEIKEYEFGFSPINSKIPQKIAQKLDIKSLKKFGFSNHDQFEGRLIIPIKNEYSNVIAFGGRLLGEGQPKYLNSYETDFFKKSKTLFLLDIAKDKIKTADFAIICEGYFDAIAFHRADFKNAVATLGTAFTKFHAFSIKKLTQNVILAFDTDSAGVKAALQSIKILISMQFNVMVAGKTKEKDPDEIYKTQGSSGLYSFLKEAIPAEEFIPYVLSKNYDLNNSNAIPLYTREIKNWEKTFENFPEKLQTFRKTAEKISKTSITVSVPKPKQKTNLPTLDEMVIYLLLNNPQVDIEINPKIFNELTQEFIKSLKNLKNFSFEKLSKDLQKYIENILNKMEKFEINEDYINTVKKKIEEKTLEKRIEEIDKYLNSATEEEKRVLLQTRMELVRKLKKLGR
- the rplM gene encoding 50S ribosomal protein L13, producing MARTLPIQKTTLLKKEEVKKDWYLINAEGQTLGRLATRIALVLMGKNKPNWTPHVDCGNFVVVINADKIKLTGKKWDQKIYYRHSGYPGGIKEFTARQLQQRNPEKLIQLAVKRMLPKTILGRKALKRLKIYAGSEHPHSAQKPIELNF
- a CDS encoding ribosomal-processing cysteine protease Prp, producing MITCKFFKENGFFEKFLITGHSMYAQKGKDIVCAAVSVVAQHTARYLLKNGASVKIKDGYLDVKNISHDNISQIFVNELIDTLKDLEEQYPKYLKLEVSNDEN
- the rpsI gene encoding 30S ribosomal protein S9, translating into MAEYYMGTGRRKTSVARVYLKEGNGKVTVNDKEYEDLNGYLENSVWTLHALEPLKVTGLEGSFDLFIRVQGGGKSGQAGAIRLGIARALLQYNPDLRPTLKEKGLLTRDPRMVERKKYGLRKARRAPQFSKR
- the rpmA gene encoding 50S ribosomal protein L27; its protein translation is MKINIQLFAKSSTAKNGRDSNPKYLGVKRGDGQKVLAGTIIVRQRGTKFWPGKNVGMGRDFTLFALKDGVVKFEVRNNRKYVSVYEEK
- a CDS encoding ABC transporter permease, with the translated sequence MIKIAFRNFFSNFKLSLLVILGSMIATMLVVGALSLNDSVDSWFNSKLRNNFGNIDIVAKDKSDTFFFPKTLNVEQVEKYLNKYKNEGVVRDFVFTYLVSSRIKHNGNFYDIFAIGYDEKIKEFSKKDIDGIILSSDLAKTLNIKQGDTITIITPSGSKELKIDHIGLEEFNFRGETGMTNGSIFIPKDLMLSLRMYTYNAPNTVFISLNLDLKNHLEFSEKLSKDLDLRTTPTKYNLKYSPLNKVIGYLFLGFSGFSILSSFLFISNFFGVLAEDRRKTLGTLRALGLSKKKSGIILFLEGLMYIISSSIVGALLGIIFGRYLLSFVNNLPNIASSDTTIAEKIPYVITYKSIFLGILISIILPVTLLITRSISFSKIPPVVLLSEEQILPKKRWIFILAFLIVVAFFFINPLYSLSVLIILISIFFKKSYVQLLAGVLSILTIYNKIGTGERWDYLARSGIFLAASVVIIFSILPLIKNVIRKFYSLSNILAISYIEKQKMRNYIVFFVYAIITLVILLTAVIPSSVFNYVDKKLDSGIVGYNFLIIENPLKSFFKTDYYETDENFKSMFENLVKIQLVNAKLDNRNLTIILAKSGIEKSLKIENVKINDLSLKEGIANKEIFSKDSTYTFLIKGILPGISARFYESFKVVDTFDPKNVIVPFDGIFVYDKKVSGALQGYAGVVKDEYVSQAKNTVYEKFDAPLYVTEELNKVFLSIKYFINVAVQLFYFGFISGFSGLTILSLKNVYERKRIIGSLKALGVNRKTIFSFFITEAFLIVTIAILTAIITTFFITMDLTTMISSELPDFSITIPWIQIIEIIAGIYLITGIFTIYPANLAQKISPAEAIRVFD
- a CDS encoding ECF transporter S component, whose product is MLNAKRVAIIGVFAALAFVVMYIEIPIFPAVNFLKYDPSDILVLLTAFIYSPTVGVIVLAIKDILFFIFKSQDIVGIAMNFAAGALFIVPAAIIYGKKNRFREILGYIIGTVAATGGMALLNMIVVPYYWKIPLEEVFKLLPWIIGFNAIKFSIDSVINGIIHRRVKNILEPDEAKI
- the rpoD gene encoding RNA polymerase sigma factor RpoD; the encoded protein is MAKKKTVDSLDSKIEKLIAIGKEKGFVTYEDIDKMFPPEKADEFDGNVLEKVYEELEKNNVAITEETTNDGIEDVTLEDFLEESPKFYDNMATKDLIKMYLKDIGKIPLLSQSMERELARRAQLGDERAKQKLVESNLRLVVSIAKRYVGKGLSFLDLIQEGNVGLLKAVEKFDWKKGYKFSTYATWWIRQAITRAIADQARTIRVPVHMVETINKVQKIMREYYQEHGTEIPIEELAKLIGKPVEKVEEILQAAKETTSLEAPVGEDDDSTVGDFIADETIASPKKEAMRMLIREEVDKVLETLNDREKLVLKMRYGLIDGKAKTLEEVGQYFNVTRERIRQIEVKALRKLRHPSRSRYLKLLFKMLDES